The Methylomicrobium agile genome has a segment encoding these proteins:
- a CDS encoding sensor histidine kinase, translating to MGPKPKSIRFRILSRLTLPFFVLVLLDAAVSYFVAFYFANTAYDQWLLDSASSLAQQVKGKQDKITFELPPEAMAVFRWDAIDKTFFKVESASSGFIAGDTALPVPAGPPVEQASPYFGDGRMQNKNVRVVSLITIPRDSREAVRVSVAETLNKRRRMMVQILTAVIVPQCLLVVFAGFHIWTGIGGGLKPLKALAAAIEQRSAKDLDPIPDKDAPLEVHSLTHTINALLQKLGAAMLSQRRFVENAAHQMRTPLAGLKLQAERALLSDDFEAMKLTMGQIKNAADRVAHLNEQLLTLARSESIAGGMAEFKTVDLKALARRCCLEWAPKALERNIELGFDAQPLPLAVSADATLLRELVNNLLDNAIRYSFPGGQINVAVQADPCRMLIVEDAGPGIGAGEIDKVCERFYRPPGSPGDGCGLGLAIVKEIAELHNARVEIGSGVQGVGTRVAIVFPSSVGHLRGASRHDAVTG from the coding sequence ATGGGGCCTAAGCCGAAGAGTATCCGCTTCCGGATTCTTTCGCGGCTGACGCTTCCTTTTTTCGTGCTGGTGCTTCTGGATGCGGCCGTGTCTTACTTCGTGGCCTTCTATTTTGCCAATACCGCTTACGACCAGTGGCTGCTCGATTCCGCGAGCTCGTTGGCGCAGCAGGTCAAGGGAAAACAGGATAAAATCACCTTCGAATTGCCGCCCGAAGCGATGGCGGTATTCCGCTGGGACGCAATCGATAAAACCTTCTTCAAAGTCGAATCGGCCTCATCGGGCTTCATTGCCGGCGACACGGCGCTCCCCGTGCCGGCAGGGCCGCCGGTCGAGCAGGCGTCGCCTTACTTCGGCGACGGCAGGATGCAAAATAAAAACGTCAGAGTCGTCTCGTTGATCACGATTCCACGCGACAGCCGCGAAGCCGTCCGGGTTTCCGTGGCGGAGACGCTGAATAAACGGCGCCGGATGATGGTCCAAATCCTGACCGCCGTCATCGTCCCGCAATGCTTGTTGGTGGTCTTTGCCGGTTTTCATATCTGGACGGGCATCGGCGGCGGCCTAAAGCCGTTAAAGGCGCTTGCCGCCGCGATCGAACAGCGTTCGGCGAAAGACCTCGATCCGATACCCGACAAGGATGCGCCTCTTGAAGTCCACTCGCTGACGCATACGATCAACGCCTTGCTGCAAAAGCTCGGGGCGGCCATGCTGAGCCAGCGCCGGTTCGTCGAAAACGCCGCGCATCAGATGCGGACACCGCTGGCCGGGCTCAAGCTGCAGGCGGAGCGCGCCTTGTTGTCGGATGATTTCGAGGCGATGAAGCTGACGATGGGGCAGATCAAAAACGCGGCCGATCGCGTCGCGCATCTGAACGAGCAGTTGTTGACGCTGGCCCGCTCCGAGTCGATCGCGGGCGGCATGGCCGAGTTCAAAACGGTCGACTTGAAGGCGCTGGCCCGCCGGTGTTGCCTCGAATGGGCGCCGAAGGCGCTCGAACGCAACATCGAATTGGGCTTCGATGCGCAGCCGTTGCCTCTGGCCGTCTCGGCGGACGCCACGCTGCTGCGCGAGCTGGTGAATAATTTACTCGACAATGCGATTCGCTATAGCTTTCCTGGCGGGCAAATCAACGTCGCGGTGCAGGCCGACCCGTGCCGTATGTTGATCGTCGAAGACGCCGGCCCCGGCATCGGGGCCGGCGAAATCGACAAGGTTTGCGAGCGGTTTTACCGGCCGCCGGGCAGTCCAGGCGACGGTTGCGGCCTCGGGCTGGCGATTGTGAAAGAAATCGCGGAACTGCACAACGCCCGGGTCGAAATCGGCAGCGGCGTCCAAGGCGTCGGCACGCGGGTCGCCATCGTCTTTCCCTCTTCCGTCGGCCACTTGCGGGGCGCCTCCCGACATGACGCTGTGACAGGTTGA
- a CDS encoding response regulator encodes MNVLLVEDDAILADGLSRSLSDWGFAVIHAMTGSYAMTALLTQVFDLVILDLGLPDCDGRDVLRQLRSRKSPLPVLILTARNALDDRIGGLESGADDYLAKPFDLRELQARVRALIRRSQGQIGHETVVGRLTLDTVGQRVTADGRPLLLPAREYGVLLALMLQAGRVVSKDAIAGRLAVEGEELADNAIEVYVSRLRKRLAPFGINIRTLRGLGYVLEAGHGA; translated from the coding sequence ATGAATGTGCTGCTTGTCGAAGACGACGCCATTCTGGCGGACGGCCTGTCGCGCAGCTTGAGCGACTGGGGTTTTGCCGTGATTCATGCAATGACGGGCAGTTACGCGATGACGGCCTTGCTGACTCAGGTTTTCGATTTGGTCATACTCGATCTGGGTTTGCCGGATTGCGACGGCAGGGACGTCTTGAGGCAGCTCAGATCCCGTAAATCGCCCCTGCCGGTGCTGATTCTGACCGCGAGAAACGCGCTCGACGACCGGATCGGCGGCCTGGAATCGGGAGCCGACGATTATTTGGCCAAGCCTTTCGATCTGCGCGAATTGCAGGCCCGGGTAAGGGCGTTGATCAGGCGGAGCCAGGGCCAGATAGGTCACGAGACCGTGGTCGGACGGTTGACGCTCGATACGGTGGGGCAACGGGTAACGGCCGACGGCCGGCCGTTGTTGCTGCCCGCCAGAGAGTATGGCGTGCTGCTGGCGTTGATGCTGCAGGCCGGGCGCGTCGTCAGCAAGGATGCGATTGCCGGAAGGCTGGCGGTCGAAGGGGAGGAACTCGCGGACAATGCGATCGAAGTGTATGTGTCCCGCTTGCGCAAGCGCCTCGCCCCGTTCGGGATCAATATCAGAACGCTGCGCGGTTTGGGTTACGTGCTGGAGGCCGGTCATGGGGCCTAA
- the nadA gene encoding quinolinate synthase NadA, whose translation MSNTPFPIEDYALLSDAECDERIASAKAKLGKRCVILGHHYQRDEVFKHADFTGDSLKLSRNAAASDAEYIVFCGVHFMAEVADILSRPEQISILPDLAAGCSMADMANLLKVQQCWKELAEVIDVENEVTPVTYINSAADLKAFCGEHEGIVCTSSNARKILEWSFERRPKVLFFPDQHLGRNTGYRMGIPLEQMVTWDFTQPRGGLTDEQIKNAKIILWKGFCSVHQAFKPEHIDQFLERYPETKVISHPEAAFEVCQKSEYIGSTEYILKTVREAEPNTRWLVATELNLVNRLNEECKAEGKHVHFMSPMLCMCSTMFRTDPQHLAWVMDNLAAGHVINRITVPPKESELAKKALDNMLAVA comes from the coding sequence ATGTCTAATACCCCCTTTCCGATAGAAGATTACGCTCTGCTGAGCGATGCCGAATGCGACGAGCGCATCGCCTCTGCCAAAGCCAAGCTCGGCAAGCGCTGCGTGATTCTGGGCCACCATTATCAACGCGATGAAGTCTTCAAACATGCCGATTTTACCGGCGATTCGCTGAAGCTGTCGCGCAACGCGGCCGCCTCCGATGCCGAGTACATCGTATTCTGCGGCGTCCATTTCATGGCCGAGGTGGCCGACATCCTGTCGCGCCCCGAGCAGATTTCGATTTTGCCCGACCTCGCGGCCGGCTGTTCGATGGCGGATATGGCCAATCTGCTGAAGGTACAGCAGTGTTGGAAAGAGCTGGCCGAAGTGATCGATGTCGAAAACGAAGTGACCCCGGTCACCTACATCAATTCCGCGGCCGACCTGAAAGCCTTTTGCGGCGAGCATGAAGGTATCGTCTGCACCTCTTCGAATGCGCGGAAAATCCTCGAATGGAGTTTCGAACGGCGACCCAAGGTGCTGTTCTTTCCGGATCAGCATCTGGGGCGCAATACCGGCTACCGGATGGGCATTCCGCTCGAACAGATGGTCACATGGGATTTTACCCAGCCGCGCGGCGGGTTGACCGACGAGCAGATCAAGAACGCGAAGATCATTCTCTGGAAAGGCTTCTGCTCGGTGCATCAAGCTTTCAAACCGGAACATATCGACCAGTTTCTCGAACGCTATCCCGAAACCAAAGTCATTTCGCACCCCGAGGCGGCGTTCGAAGTCTGCCAGAAATCCGAATACATCGGTTCGACCGAATACATTCTGAAAACGGTGCGCGAGGCCGAACCGAATACCCGCTGGCTGGTCGCAACCGAACTGAACCTGGTCAACCGCTTGAACGAGGAATGCAAGGCGGAGGGCAAGCATGTGCACTTCATGTCGCCGATGCTGTGCATGTGTTCGACGATGTTCCGGACCGATCCGCAGCATCTGGCTTGGGTGATGGACAATCTGGCGGCAGGGCATGTGATCAACCGGATTACGGTGCCTCCGAAAGAGTCGGAGCTGGCGAAAAAGGCGCTGGATAACATGCTGGCAGTGGCGTAG
- a CDS encoding type II toxin-antitoxin system HicA family toxin → MKRKDLIRFLEAMGCKLKRYGGKHDWYVNEETQQSQPVPRHGEIDEYLAKSIIKKLSK, encoded by the coding sequence ATGAAAAGAAAGGATTTGATACGGTTCCTTGAAGCAATGGGTTGTAAATTGAAGCGGTACGGCGGAAAACATGATTGGTATGTCAATGAAGAAACTCAACAATCGCAACCGGTGCCGCGGCATGGCGAAATCGATGAATATTTAGCCAAGTCAATCATTAAAAAATTATCCAAATAG
- a CDS encoding type II toxin-antitoxin system HicB family antitoxin, translating into MKTVSYTYWKSKDFFLGFINDYPDYITQGETKEELQENLKDLLADLESNEIPYIRKVEQMHVA; encoded by the coding sequence ATGAAAACGGTGAGTTATACCTATTGGAAAAGCAAAGATTTCTTTCTGGGCTTTATCAATGATTATCCGGACTATATTACTCAGGGCGAAACCAAAGAGGAATTGCAGGAGAATCTGAAGGATTTGCTGGCTGACCTCGAAAGCAATGAAATTCCGTATATTCGCAAGGTAGAACAAATGCACGTGGCCTGA